In a genomic window of Streptomyces sp. NBC_01231:
- a CDS encoding DUF6325 family protein, whose translation MGPIDYVVVEFPGNRMTGEGFPLLVDLVDRGLIRILDLLFVRKEEDGSVVGLEIADLTGDGALDLAVFEGASSGLLGQDDLDEAGAALAPGNSAGILVYENLWAAPFATALRRGGAQLVASGRIPAPAVLAALDATEPGRPPA comes from the coding sequence ATGGGACCGATCGACTACGTGGTCGTCGAATTCCCCGGAAACCGAATGACGGGCGAGGGCTTTCCCCTCCTGGTCGACCTGGTGGATCGCGGCCTCATTCGGATCCTCGACCTGCTGTTCGTCAGAAAGGAGGAGGACGGGTCCGTGGTCGGTCTGGAAATCGCCGACCTCACCGGCGACGGGGCCCTGGACCTGGCCGTCTTCGAGGGCGCCTCCTCCGGGCTGCTGGGCCAGGACGACCTCGACGAGGCGGGGGCCGCCCTGGCACCCGGCAACTCGGCGGGGATCCTGGTCTACGAGAACCTGTGGGCCGCGCCCTTCGCCACCGCGCTGCGCCGCGGTGGCGCGCAGCTGGTCGCCTCCGGGCGGATCCCGGCGCCGGCCGTCCTGGCCGCGCTGGACGCCACCGAGCCCGGCCGGCCGCCGGCGTAG
- a CDS encoding gluconokinase, whose protein sequence is MTGAGAGQRPPIVLVLGVTGSGKTTVGKAVAELLHLPFVEGDDFHPAANVAKMSAGRALDDADREPWLRALADRVRHSVEAGEGLVVACSALKRAYRDGLRAAARGRLWCLYLALDRDTAWDRVSRRTGHFMPARLVDSQFETLEPLEPDEPGMTMDATADLPTQLTRVRAAVGRFGERTAR, encoded by the coding sequence GTGACCGGCGCCGGGGCCGGCCAAAGACCGCCGATCGTGCTGGTCCTGGGCGTGACCGGCTCCGGGAAGACCACCGTCGGCAAGGCGGTCGCCGAGCTGCTCCACCTGCCGTTCGTCGAGGGCGACGACTTCCATCCCGCCGCGAACGTCGCCAAGATGAGCGCCGGCCGCGCACTGGACGACGCCGACCGCGAGCCCTGGTTGCGGGCCCTCGCCGACCGCGTCCGTCACTCCGTCGAGGCCGGCGAGGGGCTGGTGGTGGCCTGTTCGGCCCTCAAGCGCGCCTACCGCGACGGGCTGCGTGCGGCCGCGCGCGGACGGCTGTGGTGCCTGTACCTCGCCCTGGACCGGGACACCGCATGGGACCGCGTGTCCCGGCGCACCGGCCACTTCATGCCCGCCCGGCTGGTCGACTCGCAGTTCGAGACGCTGGAGCCCCTGGAACCCGACGAGCCGGGGATGACCATGGACGCCACAGCCGATCTTCCGACGCAGCTCACGCGCGTACGGGCCGCCGTCGGCCGTTTCGGTGAGCGCACGGCCCGCTGA